The following proteins are co-located in the Nonlabens ponticola genome:
- a CDS encoding Lin1244/Lin1753 domain-containing protein, translating into MKNQKKDAYWFPHYSNTRNEPLIAAMRMKLGVEGYGVYIMILEMMRDADEYKLNSTYEVIAYTLHLPNHDLVRKVIEDFGLFEFENDTIIICKRLAKLMSGYDQTIINSQISGYRSALVRYRGYEKNELRKYSNAEIIKIYTEEFSEDALEEPNFDKDFIKSLKDSSNKESIIDDSISQKRKKIKIK; encoded by the coding sequence ATGAAGAATCAAAAAAAGGACGCCTATTGGTTTCCTCATTACTCCAACACAAGAAACGAACCGCTCATCGCAGCAATGAGAATGAAATTAGGAGTAGAAGGATATGGTGTTTACATCATGATACTTGAAATGATGAGGGATGCTGATGAATATAAATTAAACTCTACTTATGAAGTGATTGCCTATACTTTACATCTACCCAATCATGATCTGGTTAGAAAAGTCATCGAAGATTTTGGCTTGTTTGAGTTTGAAAATGACACCATAATTATTTGTAAACGTTTAGCCAAGTTGATGTCTGGTTATGATCAAACAATAATAAATTCTCAAATAAGTGGATACCGGAGTGCCTTGGTCAGATATAGGGGTTATGAAAAGAATGAATTAAGGAAGTATTCTAACGCAGAAATTATTAAAATCTATACAGAAGAATTTTCCGAAGATGCGCTTGAAGAACCAAATTTTGATAAGGACTTTATAAAGTCTTTGAAAGACTCTTCTAACAAAGAGAGTATAATAGATGATAGTATATCACAAAAAAGGAAAAAAATAAAAATAAAATAG
- a CDS encoding Eco57I restriction-modification methylase domain-containing protein, translating into MALFQTSVLKKYLAQQDTNAVDKAYRKYTKFFLNLEIQQNIDKSNEEQIQATFLTELFVNVLDYTINPKPKYNLTTEYKNEKNNRKADGAIITEEKTVAVVELKGTNTKDLESIRRQAFDYKVNHKGCRFVITSNFEKLRFYIDDTTELLDFDLFNLTRDDFGLLYLCLYKDNLLKELPLQIKQDSLIKEEEITKEFYKDYSLFKRELYRDLVKKNGKVLKVALQEETGITDNAEHQSDLERLEKNVKLTLFKKSQKLIDRFLFIFFAEDRGLLQPNYTIKRLAEWDTIRKLDVDEPLYDRFKKHFNYLDKGRKGDAENKEIFAYNGGLFKPDSILDRVIIDDDLLYNHTKKLATYDFESQVDVNILGHIFENSLNEIESINAEIEGGNFDKQKSKRKKDGVFYTPKYITKYIVENTVGKLCDDRKTELGFKEEEYFKGRGTGRKKRNDKTIQKLVETLDTYRDWLLQITICDPACGSGAFLNQALDFLIKEHQYIDELKTKILGGGLQFPDIENTILENNIYGVDLNEESVEIAKLSLWLRTAQPRRKLNDLSSNIKCGNSLIDSKTIAGDKAFNWETAFAKVFANGGFDVVIGNPPYGIFLSDGEEAYYKKNYPLTSYKINLYILFIERMFQIFEKGLIQFIIPKSLLFNTYFKDIREYLLTKSKIHEVFMISEKIFPDAEVGGSLILKYEIVDNPNISNEMKLISADKYFDYDGQTALVNDISQEFFLSVPHFEISPIAEGANLIVKKLHTLKTIREFYTLKNGLNPGNIKQILITDEKLSDNHKPIIWGKELNTNSIQWGGQFVNYDYNIADNLNLDDIQSKKGMKKQTRIDFALRTPELFENEKIVVRKTGDRFIAAKDNNNYYFDTLVHGIYENNEEYSLDFLLTILNSQVATIFYRLLHDIKGKVFAKISLDKLGAFPLPGTDFTQRNDISQYGLKLQKLQPELNSLKVKFVKYLFVKFQLLKTSRKLENWQDLDFGEFIKELNKAIKATNKLRDKEGQAPVAVLTKTDEFEWLDLFEQNKKKAQDLQSQINTLEQQIDAMVYQLYGLSDEEIRIVENG; encoded by the coding sequence ATGGCATTATTCCAGACATCTGTACTCAAAAAATATCTCGCACAACAGGACACAAACGCAGTAGATAAGGCATATCGCAAGTACACTAAATTCTTTCTCAACCTTGAGATACAGCAAAATATAGACAAGAGTAACGAGGAGCAAATACAGGCTACTTTTCTTACAGAACTCTTTGTAAACGTGCTTGATTATACCATTAATCCTAAGCCAAAATACAACCTAACTACAGAATACAAAAACGAGAAAAATAATCGCAAGGCAGACGGTGCCATTATCACAGAAGAAAAAACAGTAGCCGTTGTAGAACTTAAAGGGACAAATACAAAGGATCTGGAAAGCATAAGACGTCAGGCTTTTGATTATAAGGTAAATCACAAAGGATGCAGGTTTGTCATCACGTCTAATTTTGAAAAACTACGTTTTTACATAGATGACACTACAGAGTTACTGGACTTTGACTTGTTTAACCTTACACGAGATGACTTTGGATTGTTGTATTTGTGTTTGTACAAAGACAATTTGCTCAAGGAATTACCGCTTCAAATAAAGCAGGATTCTCTTATTAAAGAAGAAGAAATTACCAAAGAGTTTTATAAAGATTATTCGCTTTTTAAACGTGAGCTATACCGTGATCTGGTCAAGAAAAACGGTAAAGTCTTAAAAGTCGCGTTACAGGAAGAGACTGGTATTACAGATAATGCAGAACACCAGTCAGATCTTGAACGCCTGGAGAAAAATGTAAAGCTCACGCTTTTTAAAAAGTCGCAGAAACTTATAGATCGCTTTCTCTTTATCTTTTTTGCAGAAGATCGCGGACTCTTACAACCCAATTATACCATAAAACGACTTGCAGAATGGGACACCATACGCAAGCTGGATGTAGATGAGCCGTTGTACGATCGTTTTAAAAAGCACTTTAACTACCTGGATAAAGGCCGTAAGGGCGATGCAGAAAACAAAGAGATTTTTGCCTACAATGGTGGTCTCTTTAAACCAGATTCTATACTGGATCGTGTGATTATCGATGATGATTTACTTTACAATCACACTAAAAAACTGGCGACTTACGATTTTGAAAGCCAAGTAGATGTCAATATCCTTGGTCATATTTTTGAAAATTCTCTCAACGAGATTGAAAGCATTAATGCCGAAATAGAAGGTGGCAACTTTGACAAACAGAAAAGCAAGCGTAAGAAGGATGGTGTTTTTTACACGCCTAAGTACATCACAAAATACATTGTAGAAAATACCGTAGGTAAACTATGCGATGATAGAAAAACCGAACTTGGTTTTAAAGAAGAAGAGTATTTTAAAGGCCGTGGTACCGGAAGAAAGAAGCGAAACGACAAGACCATACAAAAGCTAGTTGAAACGCTAGACACCTACCGTGACTGGTTGCTACAGATTACTATTTGTGATCCTGCTTGTGGCTCTGGTGCATTTCTTAACCAGGCGCTGGATTTTCTCATCAAAGAACATCAGTACATAGACGAGCTTAAGACCAAAATTCTAGGTGGTGGCTTACAGTTTCCAGATATAGAAAACACCATACTAGAGAACAATATTTATGGCGTAGATCTAAACGAGGAGTCTGTAGAGATTGCGAAGCTTTCACTCTGGCTACGCACCGCACAACCACGCCGTAAGCTCAACGATTTGAGCAGTAATATAAAATGTGGTAATAGTTTAATAGACAGTAAAACCATAGCGGGAGATAAAGCTTTTAACTGGGAGACCGCTTTCGCGAAAGTGTTTGCAAACGGAGGTTTTGATGTTGTGATTGGGAATCCGCCTTATGGAATTTTCTTGTCTGACGGTGAAGAGGCTTATTACAAAAAGAATTACCCTTTAACAAGCTATAAGATTAACCTCTATATTTTGTTCATAGAGCGAATGTTTCAAATATTTGAGAAGGGTTTAATTCAATTCATAATTCCAAAATCACTCTTATTCAACACTTATTTCAAAGATATTCGCGAATACCTTCTCACTAAGTCAAAAATACACGAGGTCTTTATGATTTCTGAGAAGATCTTCCCTGATGCAGAAGTTGGCGGTAGTCTAATACTTAAATATGAAATCGTTGATAATCCCAATATTTCTAATGAGATGAAGTTGATTTCGGCTGACAAATATTTTGATTACGATGGTCAAACGGCGTTAGTAAATGATATTTCTCAAGAGTTTTTTCTTTCAGTTCCTCACTTTGAAATATCGCCGATTGCCGAAGGTGCAAACTTGATAGTAAAAAAACTCCATACCCTTAAAACGATAAGAGAGTTTTACACCTTAAAAAACGGTCTCAATCCTGGTAATATTAAACAAATACTTATTACAGATGAAAAGCTTTCCGATAATCACAAACCGATTATTTGGGGAAAAGAGTTAAATACAAATTCTATCCAATGGGGCGGACAATTTGTTAATTATGATTACAACATTGCTGATAACTTGAACTTAGATGATATCCAGAGTAAGAAAGGAATGAAAAAGCAAACTCGAATAGACTTTGCTTTAAGAACACCTGAATTATTTGAAAATGAGAAAATTGTAGTCAGAAAAACAGGAGATAGATTTATCGCAGCAAAAGACAATAACAATTATTATTTTGATACTCTAGTTCACGGTATTTATGAGAATAATGAGGAATATTCATTAGATTTCTTACTTACCATTTTAAATTCTCAGGTAGCTACAATCTTCTATAGACTGTTACACGATATCAAAGGAAAAGTATTTGCAAAAATTAGTTTGGATAAATTAGGTGCTTTTCCTTTGCCAGGTACGGATTTTACTCAAAGAAATGACATTTCGCAATATGGCTTAAAACTTCAAAAACTACAACCAGAGCTTAATTCTTTGAAAGTAAAATTTGTAAAATACCTTTTTGTAAAATTTCAGTTACTTAAAACATCACGCAAACTCGAAAACTGGCAAGATTTAGATTTTGGGGAGTTTATAAAAGAACTGAACAAAGCGATTAAAGCCACTAACAAATTGCGAGATAAAGAAGGTCAAGCACCGGTTGCCGTACTTACCAAAACAGACGAGTTTGAATGGTTAGACCTGTTTGAACAAAACAAGAAAAAAGCACAAGACCTACAATCACAAATCAACACCCTAGAACAACAAATAGATGCAATGGTGTATCAGTTGTATGGATTGAGTGATGAGGAGATTAGGATTGTGGAGAATGGGTAA
- a CDS encoding ATP-dependent nuclease, with protein sequence MYLKNLKLWNFRKFGSSEKIDLAKPNLNLDFTEGINVLVGKNDSGKSAIIDAIKIVLKTHSYDWYKIDQDDFFLNTEHLRIEIVFENLEIEEAKHFTEWLGWIEDADGKKRCYLRLILEVRRNIVSNRIFPADVKAGIDPVGFQLNAEAKDYLKTTYLRPLRDAKSELVPRKNSRLTQILQAHEAFKNKDLDHLLVGLFKDFNNSVEKYFLGKNNDDEDLPKEDLKGKELKTDIDSYIKSFYDDSKESAFGVKGNNLKTILEKLELSIKDEVNPGLGTLNRLFMASELLHLQKRDWSGLRLGLIEELEAHLHPQAQMQIIEALQKQKQIQLILSTHSPNLGSKIKLENLIICSNDSAFPLGPNHTKLKKEDYSFLERFLDATKANLFFANGIIMVEGWSEEILIPAIAQRLKEQGHISKNLTEAGVSIVNVGNTAFQQYSRIYLRENDTTKIDIPVAVITDVDVRAYKLDVDKNEEGEIVKTYTKEDVDDIKQRSTMKREEIVQKFNFQNVKTFVAVDWTLEYALSKSTSLSKLFFQAFKKSHPQIDEGNIEQELGKKLINKGLHKTQIAYEVAASIEKNSVLPIDETDQSIKYLIDAIKYACND encoded by the coding sequence ATGTATTTAAAAAATTTAAAGCTTTGGAATTTTAGAAAATTTGGTAGTTCTGAAAAGATCGATTTGGCAAAACCAAATCTTAATCTCGATTTTACAGAAGGCATAAATGTCTTAGTAGGCAAAAACGATTCAGGAAAATCTGCAATAATCGATGCTATCAAAATTGTTTTAAAAACACACAGTTATGATTGGTATAAAATAGACCAAGACGATTTCTTTTTGAACACGGAACATTTAAGAATAGAAATAGTATTTGAGAATCTTGAGATTGAAGAAGCAAAACACTTTACGGAATGGCTGGGATGGATTGAAGATGCTGATGGTAAAAAGAGATGTTATTTACGGTTAATACTAGAGGTAAGGAGGAATATAGTAAGTAATAGAATTTTTCCAGCAGATGTGAAAGCTGGGATAGACCCAGTAGGCTTTCAGTTAAATGCAGAAGCAAAAGATTACCTCAAAACCACATATCTCAGACCACTGCGAGATGCGAAATCTGAATTGGTGCCGAGAAAAAATTCTAGACTTACTCAAATTCTTCAGGCACACGAAGCTTTTAAGAATAAGGATTTAGATCACTTACTTGTAGGTCTCTTTAAAGATTTTAATAATTCTGTAGAAAAATACTTTTTAGGCAAAAACAATGATGATGAAGATTTACCAAAGGAAGATTTGAAAGGTAAAGAACTTAAAACAGATATTGACAGTTATATTAAATCCTTTTATGATGATTCTAAGGAGTCAGCTTTTGGTGTAAAAGGTAATAATCTCAAGACAATACTTGAAAAATTAGAACTGTCTATAAAAGATGAAGTAAATCCAGGACTCGGCACATTAAATCGTCTTTTTATGGCTTCTGAATTGCTTCATCTACAAAAAAGAGATTGGTCAGGATTGAGATTAGGTCTTATAGAGGAGCTCGAAGCGCACTTGCATCCACAAGCTCAGATGCAAATAATTGAGGCATTACAAAAGCAAAAACAAATTCAGCTTATTCTCTCTACTCATAGCCCCAATTTAGGATCAAAAATCAAATTAGAAAACCTAATTATTTGCTCAAACGATTCAGCATTCCCATTAGGCCCAAATCATACAAAATTAAAAAAAGAAGACTACTCATTTTTAGAAAGGTTCTTAGATGCTACAAAGGCAAATTTATTTTTTGCTAATGGTATTATTATGGTTGAAGGTTGGTCTGAAGAAATACTTATTCCGGCAATTGCTCAACGTCTCAAAGAGCAAGGCCATATCTCGAAAAATCTGACGGAAGCAGGTGTATCCATTGTTAATGTTGGCAATACTGCATTTCAACAATATTCTAGAATTTACCTTCGAGAAAATGATACCACTAAGATTGATATTCCAGTCGCAGTAATTACAGATGTCGATGTCAGAGCTTATAAGTTAGATGTTGATAAGAATGAAGAAGGTGAAATTGTAAAAACATATACTAAAGAAGATGTAGACGATATCAAGCAAAGATCTACAATGAAAAGAGAGGAGATAGTCCAGAAATTCAATTTTCAAAATGTAAAAACATTCGTCGCCGTAGATTGGACTCTAGAATATGCTCTTTCAAAATCTACTTCATTATCAAAACTCTTTTTTCAAGCATTCAAGAAATCACACCCACAAATAGATGAAGGAAATATAGAACAGGAATTAGGAAAAAAATTAATTAATAAAGGTTTACATAAAACTCAAATAGCCTATGAGGTTGCTGCTAGTATTGAAAAAAATAGCGTTTTACCTATTGATGAAACCGACCAGAGCATTAAATATCTAATTGATGCCATAAAATACGCTTGCAATGATTAA
- a CDS encoding HYC_CC_PP family protein, with the protein MKSLFNKSMALFMAAVVLMTTMSFAVEMHFCGETLVDYSFVQQLKTCGMENAQPAKSCENPMLSEKSCCSDQQIIIEGQDDLKQNFTQLSYEQQIFVASFTYTYINLFQGTQSTEVSFANHQPPFIRQDLQVLHQTFLI; encoded by the coding sequence ATGAAATCACTCTTCAACAAATCAATGGCGCTTTTTATGGCAGCCGTAGTCCTTATGACTACGATGTCGTTTGCTGTTGAAATGCATTTTTGCGGAGAGACACTTGTTGATTATTCATTTGTGCAGCAGTTAAAAACCTGCGGAATGGAGAATGCCCAACCAGCTAAAAGTTGTGAGAATCCAATGCTGTCTGAGAAATCTTGTTGCTCAGATCAACAAATTATCATCGAAGGCCAAGATGACCTCAAACAAAATTTCACCCAACTTTCTTACGAGCAACAAATATTTGTCGCCTCATTTACTTACACATACATCAATTTATTTCAAGGAACTCAATCCACAGAAGTTTCCTTTGCAAATCACCAGCCACCTTTTATAAGGCAGGATTTACAGGTATTGCACCAGACATTCTTAATTTGA
- a CDS encoding helix-turn-helix domain-containing protein has protein sequence MSKHTIQIKELRIENLSAEQLFTRIEEIVDAKIQITLSKKEQPEHKSLQQLAAANPVCVGTLRNYIKSGKLKAFKIGDRVFVKNEDFDKAMSEIKSKKYKR, from the coding sequence ATGTCAAAACATACCATTCAGATTAAAGAACTAAGAATTGAAAATCTTTCTGCGGAACAATTATTTACTAGGATAGAGGAAATAGTTGATGCCAAAATCCAAATTACTCTTAGCAAAAAAGAACAACCTGAACATAAATCCCTTCAACAACTAGCAGCAGCTAATCCTGTATGTGTAGGAACTCTACGGAATTATATTAAGTCAGGAAAATTAAAAGCTTTCAAAATTGGAGACAGAGTCTTTGTTAAAAACGAGGATTTTGATAAGGCGATGTCGGAGATCAAATCCAAGAAATACAAAAGATGA
- a CDS encoding tyrosine-type recombinase/integrase, with protein MTHTFYLKKPKSNKETLILFSCSFKEEQKKFVYSTGEVIHPKDWDQKSKSPILNSKTPGVRSIRTQLGRYSECFHESLTASKLMHIQFNSSVLKDALDLKFKKTIKGSNDFFNAYDRFISEKTKNKDWSDSTIKRYGYMKTLLLDFQAKRNYKLNFNNINSTFMSEFTDYCLSDKGHINNTFSRNLGLFKTFMLWAYKNRITYNDEFKAFKRKKQVITNQIALTKKDIEQLLHSKCKSKSLERVRDVFIFSCVTGCRFGELKFISKSSVSDDTLYLKEEKGSEKKVREIPLSKIARFILKKYDYNLPLVANQNHNEYIKTVFLDAGFTQKVEKVSVSGKTVTRKAMRFWQRVSSHTARRTFITMMKREGKSDKLISKITGHLDMKTLNTYYQVDNDEKKEAVDQVFNIDFNVLKKA; from the coding sequence ATGACGCATACCTTTTATCTCAAGAAACCTAAGTCAAATAAAGAAACGCTGATTTTATTTTCTTGTTCCTTTAAGGAAGAGCAGAAGAAATTTGTTTATTCAACTGGAGAAGTGATTCACCCTAAGGATTGGGACCAGAAAAGCAAATCCCCAATTCTCAACAGCAAAACTCCAGGAGTTAGATCCATACGTACACAACTTGGTCGCTACTCCGAATGTTTTCATGAGTCGTTGACCGCATCAAAGCTTATGCACATTCAATTTAATTCCAGTGTTCTTAAAGACGCTCTAGATCTCAAGTTCAAAAAAACAATTAAGGGGAGCAATGACTTTTTTAATGCTTATGACAGATTTATTTCAGAAAAAACCAAAAATAAGGATTGGTCAGATTCTACAATCAAACGATATGGTTACATGAAAACTTTGTTATTAGATTTTCAGGCGAAACGAAATTACAAGCTGAACTTCAATAACATAAATTCGACTTTTATGTCAGAATTCACTGATTATTGCTTGTCAGATAAAGGACACATTAATAATACGTTTTCTAGGAATCTAGGACTTTTTAAGACCTTCATGCTCTGGGCTTACAAGAATAGAATAACCTATAATGATGAGTTTAAAGCTTTCAAAAGAAAAAAACAAGTCATAACGAACCAGATAGCACTTACTAAGAAGGATATTGAACAACTGCTACATTCCAAGTGTAAAAGCAAGTCTTTAGAACGTGTGAGAGATGTATTTATATTTTCATGCGTCACGGGATGTCGATTCGGAGAATTGAAATTTATTTCGAAGAGTAGCGTGTCAGATGATACTCTTTATCTGAAAGAAGAAAAAGGCTCAGAAAAAAAAGTACGTGAAATTCCATTAAGTAAAATCGCTAGGTTTATTCTAAAAAAGTATGATTATAATTTACCACTCGTAGCAAATCAGAATCATAATGAATATATCAAGACAGTATTTCTTGACGCTGGGTTTACACAGAAAGTTGAAAAAGTCTCTGTAAGTGGAAAAACTGTCACCAGGAAGGCAATGAGGTTTTGGCAACGGGTTAGTTCTCATACTGCGCGACGAACTTTTATTACCATGATGAAAAGAGAAGGGAAGAGTGATAAACTTATCAGTAAAATAACTGGTCATTTAGATATGAAAACCTTGAACACTTATTACCAAGTTGATAATGATGAAAAGAAGGAAGCTGTAGATCAGGTTTTTAATATAGATTTTAATGTTTTAAAGAAAGCCTAG
- a CDS encoding UvrD-helicase domain-containing protein, with product MINIREEDINYAEEILLKNGRSFDEERTDFIKNLTTIDLQAVPGSGKTTALLAKLLILEKKLPLFDNKGILVISHTNAAVDEIKDRIGHLCPKLFSHPNFVGTIQSFVDTFLAIPAYLLKYKQKPARIDNDIYNETILKFFNYGKEGFSRQEKNNAIYYNNVFNVLYNYRFQKSKSGYVMVHKMNGKLLEVKTPNPRRVKFTPFEIERITEWLKITKEKTLETGMLCYDDAYFLADVLLDEIKDYDRLIQQRFQYVFVDEMQDMELHQISLIEKLFTGHSCTSKLQRLGDLNQCIFSGDISTEKIWNQRLDKLFFKGSHRLSPRVASIVQNLSSTPTEVEGRGNNDDDSVIDIKPIMYVFEVTEAHQVIPRFSKTISEYQEKGYLPISTQNYHAFGWRKETDKDHKLCLNTYLPSLKSNTSKSKLEFETLEDYLLYLPKHNGSLKTGRSAILSCLTKVFRLENLKDEHNRYMTPYRLIHTIKKMHLNEYDGFKNKIYNWSIYLAESNINDTLAEIRDFIPNLLSWFGSEINNSNTFITTPSVHKDEEELNEFKNYYDHDGFQIKVGTVHNIKGQTHTASLYLETFWNGKYESERVKDQFFGVPIDVSSKGLTVAATAKLNQTLKMMYVGFSRPTHLLAFAVEKSRFDKNLKEIDRNIWDVIEIKKNDKAEDS from the coding sequence ATGATTAATATTAGAGAGGAAGATATAAATTATGCGGAAGAAATACTTCTTAAGAATGGCCGGTCTTTTGATGAAGAGCGTACGGATTTTATAAAAAACTTAACTACGATTGATCTTCAAGCTGTTCCTGGTAGTGGAAAAACTACAGCTCTACTCGCCAAGCTATTGATTTTAGAGAAAAAACTACCACTTTTTGATAATAAGGGAATATTAGTAATATCACATACAAATGCCGCTGTAGATGAAATAAAAGATAGAATAGGTCATCTTTGCCCTAAGTTATTTTCTCATCCCAATTTTGTTGGTACCATTCAAAGTTTTGTTGACACATTTTTAGCCATCCCTGCATACCTTTTAAAATACAAACAAAAACCTGCTCGTATTGATAATGATATTTACAATGAAACAATATTAAAATTTTTCAACTACGGAAAAGAAGGCTTTTCAAGACAAGAAAAGAATAATGCTATTTATTACAACAACGTTTTTAACGTATTATATAATTACCGTTTCCAAAAAAGTAAAAGCGGTTATGTGATGGTTCACAAAATGAATGGCAAGTTACTAGAGGTAAAAACACCAAATCCAAGAAGAGTAAAGTTCACGCCTTTTGAAATTGAGAGGATCACTGAATGGTTAAAGATTACAAAGGAAAAAACCTTAGAGACTGGAATGCTTTGCTACGATGACGCTTATTTTCTTGCTGATGTGCTATTGGATGAAATAAAGGATTATGATCGATTAATACAACAAAGATTCCAGTATGTATTTGTAGATGAAATGCAGGATATGGAGCTGCACCAAATAAGTTTGATAGAAAAATTATTCACAGGTCATAGCTGTACTTCAAAATTGCAACGCCTGGGTGATTTAAATCAATGTATTTTCTCTGGAGACATCAGCACGGAAAAAATTTGGAATCAAAGATTGGATAAGTTGTTTTTTAAAGGAAGTCATAGATTAAGTCCTCGCGTTGCTAGTATTGTACAAAATTTGTCTTCAACACCAACAGAAGTCGAAGGTCGCGGAAATAACGATGACGATAGTGTAATTGATATAAAGCCAATAATGTACGTATTTGAGGTCACAGAGGCTCATCAAGTAATACCTAGATTTTCTAAAACGATAAGTGAATATCAAGAAAAAGGATATCTACCAATCTCTACACAAAACTACCACGCTTTTGGATGGCGGAAAGAGACAGATAAAGACCATAAGCTTTGTCTAAACACCTATCTCCCAAGCTTAAAAAGTAATACATCCAAAAGTAAATTAGAGTTTGAAACTTTAGAAGACTATTTACTTTATTTACCAAAACACAATGGTTCTCTAAAGACTGGTCGTTCTGCTATATTGAGCTGTTTAACTAAAGTCTTTCGACTTGAAAATTTAAAAGATGAACATAATAGATATATGACGCCATACCGTCTAATTCACACAATCAAAAAGATGCACCTCAATGAATATGATGGTTTTAAGAATAAAATTTACAATTGGAGTATTTATCTTGCTGAATCAAACATAAATGATACTCTAGCTGAAATAAGAGATTTCATACCAAATCTACTTTCTTGGTTTGGATCTGAAATTAACAATTCCAATACATTTATCACTACACCTTCAGTTCATAAAGATGAAGAAGAACTAAACGAATTTAAAAACTATTATGATCACGATGGTTTTCAAATCAAAGTTGGTACGGTACATAATATTAAGGGGCAAACTCATACTGCAAGTCTTTATCTAGAAACTTTTTGGAATGGAAAGTATGAATCCGAAAGAGTTAAAGACCAATTTTTCGGTGTTCCTATTGATGTATCATCAAAAGGATTAACCGTGGCCGCCACCGCTAAACTAAATCAAACTTTAAAGATGATGTATGTTGGGTTTTCGAGGCCAACCCATTTATTAGCTTTTGCGGTCGAGAAATCAAGATTTGACAAAAACTTAAAAGAAATCGACCGAAATATTTGGGACGTCATTGAAATAAAAAAAAATGACAAGGCTGAAGACAGTTAG
- the mobC gene encoding plasmid mobilization relaxosome protein MobC, giving the protein MAKKKGGRPEIDNPDMKRDHQINLYLTKIEKDFVIKYCEMYSMKTQYDGRFIRRFLLDCMKNKKLNVTQMIAPYQQVELHRIGINLNQLMKKLNALNYLSGIEKQKLDDLLDELTRILID; this is encoded by the coding sequence ATGGCCAAAAAAAAAGGAGGACGTCCAGAGATTGATAATCCAGACATGAAAAGAGATCATCAAATAAATCTATATCTCACGAAAATTGAAAAGGACTTTGTTATTAAATATTGCGAAATGTATAGTATGAAAACGCAATACGATGGTAGATTCATTAGACGTTTTTTACTGGACTGTATGAAAAACAAAAAGCTCAATGTGACTCAGATGATAGCACCTTATCAACAAGTTGAGCTACATAGGATAGGTATAAATCTTAATCAATTGATGAAAAAATTAAATGCATTAAATTATTTATCGGGAATTGAAAAACAAAAGCTAGATGACCTACTAGATGAACTAACGAGGATTCTCATTGATTGA